From Sporosarcina sp. Te-1, the proteins below share one genomic window:
- a CDS encoding MBL fold metallo-hydrolase gives MKNTIRLIASLLLMLSIFPASSEAATNELKVHFIDVGQGEAVLIQAPNGKSMLVDGGPKTAGKAVVSFLKSKGVKKLDYVVATHPDADHIGGLVEVLNSFQVGHFIDSGKVHTTQTYYEILQLVDKKNIPFTVPKELDKIALDPQMIIRVLHVDEHADDTNDASIVLKATYNQVSFLLMADASAEIEEEIRSKYNVQATVLENGHHGSDTSSSAAFISNVKPSVAILSYGKNNAYGHPSSVVEKRLQNVGAKIYRTAVDCNISVTTNGVKHAVIKSCGKSVSPSSTSGKPAAKTPAMQSAPQPKPSPIKQTSFKNCTELRKVYPKGVGKSHPAYQTNMDRDKDGWACER, from the coding sequence ATGAAAAACACAATACGGTTGATTGCATCTTTGCTATTGATGCTTTCTATCTTTCCGGCTTCCTCAGAAGCAGCGACGAATGAATTGAAAGTTCACTTTATTGATGTCGGGCAAGGTGAAGCAGTATTAATCCAGGCGCCAAATGGGAAAAGTATGCTCGTAGATGGGGGACCGAAAACCGCAGGGAAGGCGGTTGTTTCCTTTTTAAAGAGCAAAGGAGTAAAAAAGCTGGATTATGTGGTCGCCACCCATCCGGATGCCGATCATATCGGAGGATTGGTTGAGGTGTTGAATTCATTCCAAGTCGGTCACTTTATCGATAGCGGAAAAGTCCATACAACACAGACCTATTATGAAATACTGCAGTTGGTGGACAAGAAGAACATACCGTTCACGGTACCAAAAGAATTGGATAAGATTGCGCTAGATCCCCAAATGATCATCCGGGTATTGCATGTCGATGAACATGCCGATGATACCAATGACGCTTCCATTGTGCTGAAAGCGACATACAATCAAGTCTCTTTCCTGTTGATGGCAGATGCAAGCGCCGAAATCGAAGAGGAAATCCGTTCAAAATACAATGTCCAAGCGACCGTTCTGGAAAATGGGCACCATGGTTCAGATACAAGCAGTTCAGCAGCTTTTATCAGCAATGTGAAGCCGAGTGTCGCGATCCTTTCCTATGGAAAAAATAACGCATACGGCCATCCCAGCTCAGTTGTGGAAAAGCGATTGCAGAATGTTGGAGCGAAAATCTACCGGACAGCAGTCGACTGCAATATTTCCGTAACAACAAATGGCGTTAAACATGCAGTGATAAAGAGCTGTGGCAAATCGGTGTCTCCATCCTCAACGTCTGGTAAACCGGCGGCAAAAACACCAGCCATGCAATCCGCACCCCAACCGAAGCCATCACCGATCAAACAGACATCTTTTAAAAATTGCACGGAATTGCGGAAGGTCTATCCAAAAGGTGTTGGCAAAAGTCACCCTGCCTATCAGACCAATATGGACCGGGACAAAGATGGATGGGCGTGTGAGCGATGA
- a CDS encoding GNAT family N-acetyltransferase, with the protein MEIICVHEKEDRFEEFVHSFWEPWGNDTNWMFYQDCMSHSATSSGDLPSFYIAIEDEKTIGTYALLRNDLVSRQDLSPWLACLYVDPAFRGKSIGSRLLAHARREARQKGYDRLYLTTDHNRYYEKYGWTKIGTCYDLFGNPSSIYQISTTA; encoded by the coding sequence ATGGAAATCATTTGCGTGCATGAAAAAGAGGATCGATTTGAGGAATTCGTCCATTCATTTTGGGAACCTTGGGGGAATGATACTAATTGGATGTTTTATCAGGACTGCATGAGTCATTCCGCAACCTCTTCAGGTGACCTTCCTTCATTCTACATTGCCATAGAGGACGAAAAAACTATCGGCACCTATGCCTTACTTCGTAATGATTTGGTCAGCCGGCAAGACCTCTCCCCATGGCTCGCATGTCTTTATGTAGATCCAGCATTCCGAGGCAAGTCGATTGGCTCCCGGCTGCTTGCGCACGCCCGGCGAGAAGCCCGCCAGAAAGGGTACGACAGGTTGTACCTAACTACCGATCATAACCGCTATTATGAAAAGTATGGCTGGACAAAGATCGGGACATGCTATGACTTATTTGGGAACCCCTCTTCCATTTATCAAATATCGACAACAGCATAG
- a CDS encoding sodium-dependent transporter translates to MKQREQWTSKIGFVLAAAGSAIGLGAIWKFPYMTGSNGGSVFLLLFILCTVSIGLPILLAEFIIGRRGQHDAVTSLKILAPGRKWYWIGWMGVGTSFILLSFYSVVGGWILSYLYRALFFQLSSSDYGKLFTEIIANPVEVLAGQAVFMLLTVWIVQGGIKGGIERASRWMMPLLFLFFIVLAIRSLTLEGAVEGLRFLFIPDWSYLTGKTFLLALGQAFFSLSVGVTAMMTYASYLPKEERLGQSAWNVSLLNIFISVLAGVVIFPAVFALGHSPSEGPGLIFVILPAIFNEIPFGGFFMIVFFILMLFATLTSSISMLEIGVSTGIGKNLEKRKRVAWMFGILIFVVGIPSALSFGVLSNWKLPGGTFFDFADMLTSRFGLPIGALLISFFAGFLMTKDETADELKTRGAIHSIWKGIVRYLAPLAIIIIFIASFWNG, encoded by the coding sequence TTGAAGCAGAGAGAGCAATGGACCTCAAAAATTGGATTTGTATTGGCTGCGGCCGGAAGTGCAATTGGGCTCGGTGCAATATGGAAATTCCCTTACATGACGGGTTCAAATGGCGGAAGTGTCTTTCTTTTATTATTCATTTTATGTACAGTGTCAATCGGACTGCCGATCTTATTGGCTGAATTCATAATTGGCCGCAGAGGACAGCATGACGCGGTCACTTCTTTGAAAATACTGGCTCCGGGACGTAAATGGTATTGGATCGGCTGGATGGGTGTCGGGACGTCGTTTATCCTGTTGTCGTTCTACAGCGTGGTCGGCGGATGGATTTTATCCTATTTATATCGGGCTTTATTTTTTCAGTTATCCAGTTCCGATTATGGGAAGCTGTTTACTGAGATTATTGCCAATCCCGTTGAGGTTTTGGCAGGACAGGCGGTTTTCATGCTGTTGACCGTTTGGATCGTGCAAGGCGGAATCAAAGGAGGAATCGAACGGGCGAGTCGTTGGATGATGCCGTTGCTCTTCCTCTTTTTTATTGTGCTGGCCATTCGATCACTGACACTGGAGGGCGCTGTTGAGGGGCTCCGTTTCTTGTTTATTCCTGATTGGAGCTATTTGACGGGGAAAACCTTCCTGTTGGCGCTTGGTCAAGCGTTCTTCTCTTTGAGCGTAGGGGTAACTGCGATGATGACGTATGCGTCCTATTTGCCAAAGGAGGAACGACTGGGACAGTCCGCATGGAATGTTTCGTTATTAAATATTTTCATCTCAGTACTGGCAGGTGTGGTGATCTTTCCTGCGGTTTTTGCATTGGGTCACTCGCCCAGCGAAGGACCTGGACTAATTTTTGTTATTTTACCAGCTATTTTCAATGAAATTCCATTTGGCGGATTCTTCATGATTGTTTTCTTCATTTTGATGTTATTCGCAACGCTGACTTCTTCTATTTCCATGTTGGAGATCGGCGTTTCTACAGGCATTGGAAAAAATTTAGAGAAGCGAAAGAGGGTTGCTTGGATGTTCGGCATTCTCATATTTGTTGTTGGTATTCCGAGTGCCCTGTCATTTGGCGTACTATCCAACTGGAAGCTGCCGGGCGGCACATTCTTTGATTTTGCGGATATGTTGACGAGTCGGTTCGGTTTGCCAATTGGCGCATTGCTGATTTCCTTCTTTGCCGGCTTTTTGATGACGAAGGATGAAACGGCAGATGAGTTGAAAACAAGAGGTGCAATTCATTCCATTTGGAAGGGGATTGTCCGCTATCTCGCGCCACTTGCTATTATCATCATATTTATCGCTTCATTTTGGAATGGTTGA
- a CDS encoding TspO/MBR family protein, whose amino-acid sequence MEVVKVNGKLDGKRLALTVLVPIIGGSITGWLANRHAQEKYKKLEKPSFSPPPSIFPIAWTTLYGLMGLAKYRVEAKKGSGNKKAIPMYDIQLGLNYLWSFLYFRWGLRGTALVEMTVLLGAIALTAYEFYQVDRTAGTLMIPYIGWVMFALTLNYSTWKLNDRQ is encoded by the coding sequence ATGGAAGTAGTGAAAGTGAACGGCAAGCTGGATGGAAAACGGCTTGCTCTGACCGTGCTAGTGCCGATCATTGGCGGCTCCATTACAGGTTGGCTGGCGAATCGGCATGCACAGGAAAAATATAAGAAATTGGAGAAACCATCTTTTTCTCCACCACCGTCCATTTTCCCCATCGCTTGGACCACTCTATATGGGCTGATGGGCTTGGCTAAGTATCGGGTAGAAGCGAAGAAGGGATCGGGTAACAAGAAAGCGATTCCAATGTACGATATTCAACTCGGACTAAACTACTTATGGTCGTTCCTTTACTTCAGATGGGGCTTGCGTGGCACAGCACTGGTAGAAATGACAGTGTTGCTAGGTGCCATCGCCTTGACCGCTTACGAGTTTTACCAGGTCGATCGAACCGCAGGCACATTGATGATTCCTTACATCGGATGGGTGATGTTCGCCTTGACCTTGAACTATTCGACTTGGAAATTAAATGATCGGCAATAA
- a CDS encoding pyridoxamine 5'-phosphate oxidase family protein gives MDAKETAKKILDKSYVGTMATVQGGKPFSRYMTFFNDGFTLYTATSKKTDKVDELEDNPNTHILIGYDGEGFGDAFLEIAGTVSISDDDGLKDKIWNDHMKPWFDGPDDPDLVILKVTPTGMRLMNKKGAEPQEISI, from the coding sequence ATGGATGCAAAGGAAACCGCAAAGAAAATCTTGGACAAAAGCTATGTCGGAACGATGGCGACCGTGCAAGGAGGCAAACCCTTCAGTCGTTATATGACGTTTTTTAACGATGGCTTCACCCTTTACACGGCAACCTCCAAAAAGACCGACAAAGTGGATGAATTGGAGGATAACCCAAATACCCATATTTTAATCGGTTATGATGGAGAAGGTTTCGGAGATGCCTTTTTAGAGATTGCTGGAACCGTGTCCATCTCCGATGACGATGGTTTGAAGGATAAAATATGGAACGATCATATGAAGCCATGGTTTGACGGTCCGGATGATCCCGATTTGGTGATCTTGAAGGTCACGCCTACAGGGATGCGTCTGATGAATAAAAAAGGGGCAGAACCACAAGAAATTTCAATTTGA
- the cax gene encoding calcium/proton exchanger: MNRVFAVLAFVGVPLVIAGAFLHWNDIVMFLLCCLSIVALAGYIGRATESLAIVSGPRVGGLLNATFGNAVELIISFFTLQAGLIGIVLASLTGSVLGNLLLVLGLSFFTGGIKYKRQRFSLHDARYNSGLLIFAVIVAFVIPEIFSMSMDEKATITLSIGISIILIALYLAGLFFKLVTHRGVFSATDKKEEETEQPEWSKGKAVLILFIATVAVAFVSEQLVGTFETLGEKFGWSELFIGVIIVAIVGNAAEHFSAITMAMKNRMDVSVEIAVGSTLQVAMFVAPVLVLVSLFMETSMPLVFTIPELIAMITATLLVINLTNDGESNWFEGLTLFAAYIIIGIGFYLL; the protein is encoded by the coding sequence ATGAATCGGGTTTTCGCAGTGCTTGCTTTTGTTGGTGTTCCCCTTGTTATTGCAGGCGCTTTTTTGCATTGGAATGATATTGTGATGTTTTTATTATGCTGTTTGAGCATCGTTGCCCTTGCGGGGTATATCGGCAGGGCGACGGAAAGTCTGGCGATTGTCAGCGGCCCGAGGGTGGGCGGTCTGTTAAACGCCACATTCGGTAATGCGGTTGAACTGATTATCTCGTTTTTTACTTTGCAAGCTGGACTAATTGGAATTGTCCTAGCCTCGTTGACAGGCTCCGTCCTAGGCAATTTGCTGCTTGTATTAGGCCTTTCCTTCTTTACGGGAGGCATTAAATATAAACGCCAACGATTCAGCCTCCATGACGCCCGTTATAATTCGGGGCTGCTCATTTTCGCAGTGATCGTGGCGTTTGTCATACCGGAGATTTTCTCCATGAGCATGGATGAAAAGGCTACGATTACCCTCAGTATCGGTATTTCGATTATCTTAATCGCTCTCTATTTGGCCGGGTTGTTTTTCAAATTGGTAACCCATCGAGGCGTTTTCTCCGCAACGGATAAGAAGGAAGAGGAGACAGAACAGCCGGAATGGTCCAAGGGGAAAGCGGTCCTCATTCTTTTCATTGCCACGGTGGCGGTTGCGTTTGTTTCTGAGCAGCTAGTTGGGACGTTTGAAACATTGGGAGAGAAGTTTGGCTGGAGTGAATTATTCATTGGGGTCATCATCGTAGCGATTGTCGGGAATGCGGCAGAACATTTCTCCGCGATTACGATGGCCATGAAAAATCGGATGGATGTCTCAGTGGAAATTGCAGTCGGCTCCACTTTGCAAGTTGCCATGTTCGTTGCTCCTGTCCTTGTGCTCGTTTCGTTATTTATGGAAACGTCGATGCCGCTTGTATTTACAATACCGGAATTGATCGCCATGATTACAGCGACGCTTCTAGTCATTAACTTGACGAATGACGGAGAATCGAACTGGTTTGAGGGTTTGACGCTTTTTGCAGCCTACATTATTATTGGCATCGGTTTTTACCTGTTATGA
- a CDS encoding GNAT family N-acetyltransferase, whose amino-acid sequence MSDEITVHPVAWPPAPIKTERLLLRLSEARDRAALIDLFASPEVGTYVGGCRPRDELERAMPEVPGHRFGFFVVELNGTTIGMITLDRREPKRKGHIRLEGEELWLGYMFLPQAWGNGYATEACTAVLDWFANAHPGEPVVLSTQTANEASMRVAAKLGFTEVERIEEYGAEQWLGVWHPGKLSD is encoded by the coding sequence ATGTCGGATGAGATCACAGTGCACCCCGTCGCCTGGCCACCTGCCCCGATCAAAACTGAGCGACTCTTGCTCCGCCTGTCTGAGGCCCGGGACCGTGCGGCGCTGATTGACCTGTTCGCCTCACCAGAGGTGGGCACCTATGTAGGCGGTTGCCGACCGCGTGATGAGCTCGAGCGCGCGATGCCCGAGGTGCCCGGGCATCGCTTCGGCTTCTTCGTAGTCGAGCTCAACGGAACAACGATCGGCATGATCACGCTCGATCGGCGTGAACCGAAGCGTAAGGGGCACATCCGTCTAGAGGGTGAGGAGCTCTGGCTCGGCTACATGTTCCTGCCGCAGGCATGGGGAAACGGATATGCCACCGAGGCGTGTACAGCGGTGCTCGACTGGTTCGCCAATGCGCATCCCGGCGAGCCGGTGGTGCTCTCCACCCAGACTGCCAACGAGGCCTCGATGCGCGTCGCAGCGAAGCTGGGGTTCACCGAGGTGGAGCGAATCGAGGAATACGGCGCCGAGCAGTGGCTCGGCGTGTGGCATCCGGGCAAGCTGTCCGATTGA
- a CDS encoding VTT domain-containing protein, which produces MSFIQGIISFILHIDEHLIEIIQNFGPWSYVIVFLIVFVETGVVIFPFLPGDSLLLAAGALAAMDAFNIVLLFLVFFVAAVIGDSLNYHIGKTVGTAITRNPLIGRFINEAKMNTAEKFFNKHGGKTIVIARFMPFVRTFVPFIAGSSKMNYKYFFTYNIVGALLWVGLFTIVGYFFGNLPFVKENFSAIIMAVILLSVLPALYSVIKNIFTKK; this is translated from the coding sequence TTGTCCTTTATTCAAGGCATCATAAGTTTTATTTTACATATTGACGAACATTTAATTGAAATTATTCAAAACTTTGGCCCATGGTCCTATGTAATCGTTTTTCTAATTGTTTTTGTTGAAACAGGGGTTGTAATTTTCCCTTTCCTGCCTGGCGATTCCCTTCTCCTTGCTGCGGGTGCCTTGGCAGCAATGGATGCATTTAATATCGTTTTACTATTTCTAGTCTTTTTTGTAGCTGCCGTGATTGGAGACTCATTAAATTATCATATCGGTAAGACAGTTGGAACAGCGATCACTCGAAATCCTTTGATAGGCAGGTTTATTAATGAGGCGAAAATGAACACGGCCGAGAAGTTCTTTAATAAGCATGGTGGAAAAACAATTGTCATTGCCCGCTTTATGCCATTTGTTCGCACCTTTGTTCCCTTTATTGCCGGTTCAAGTAAAATGAATTATAAATATTTCTTCACTTATAATATTGTAGGGGCTTTGTTATGGGTTGGCTTATTTACAATCGTGGGCTACTTTTTCGGCAACTTGCCATTTGTTAAAGAGAACTTTTCAGCGATTATAATGGCGGTTATCCTCCTTTCTGTTCTACCTGCGCTTTATTCCGTTATAAAAAATATTTTTACGAAAAAATGA
- a CDS encoding VOC family protein, whose product MSNFVSHIATVEIPVTNLQRSIEFYVETLGVSVTFQGEKQAMLSFGSKGVPTMFLVQIDVHMEEQKHLSFVNPSNGVEHTVIDFYTDKLSEFHSWLADRNVEVSALNINEENGLGGFGFKDPDGNLLSACNILHEHQ is encoded by the coding sequence ATGTCTAACTTTGTATCTCATATTGCAACCGTAGAAATACCTGTGACCAATTTGCAGCGATCCATCGAATTTTATGTAGAAACGCTTGGTGTGTCCGTCACATTCCAAGGAGAGAAGCAGGCCATGCTTTCGTTTGGTTCCAAAGGTGTGCCAACCATGTTTCTGGTTCAGATCGATGTACATATGGAAGAGCAGAAGCACCTTTCTTTTGTAAATCCATCGAATGGCGTTGAACATACTGTGATTGATTTCTACACTGACAAGCTTTCAGAGTTTCATTCATGGCTGGCTGATCGAAATGTCGAAGTAAGTGCTCTGAATATTAATGAAGAAAACGGGCTCGGTGGTTTTGGCTTCAAGGACCCGGATGGGAATCTTTTAAGCGCGTGCAATATTCTTCATGAACATCAATAG